The Lysinibacillus pakistanensis genome includes a window with the following:
- the rpsR gene encoding 30S ribosomal protein S18, producing MAPRRGGRKRRKVCYFTANNITHIDYKDVDLLKKFISERGKILPRRVTGTSAKYQRKLTSAIKVSRIMGLLPFVAEDK from the coding sequence ATGGCACCACGTCGCGGAGGCCGCAAACGCCGTAAAGTTTGCTACTTCACTGCTAATAACATTACGCATATCGACTATAAAGATGTGGATTTATTAAAAAAATTCATCTCTGAACGCGGTAAAATCTTACCACGTCGCGTAACTGGCACTAGCGCTAAGTACCAACGTAAATTAACTTCAGCTATCAAAGTATCTCGTATCATGGGATTACTTCCATTCGTAGCAGAGGACAAATAA
- the rsmG gene encoding 16S rRNA (guanine(527)-N(7))-methyltransferase RsmG, which translates to MNEQQFIEALKKKGIELSDHQITQFKKYFQLLVEWNEKMNLTAITDLEGVYLKHFYDSISASFYFDFSTVTTVCDVGAGAGFPSIPIKICYPHLHITIVDSLNKRITFLNHLSDELQLENMHFVHARAEEFGQNPKYREQFDIVTARAVARLAVLSELCVPLAKQGGYFVALKAAAGAEELKDAKKALTTLGVSLKEEFSFHLPVEESDRILYIFDKIKGTPKKYPRKPGVPNKTPIQ; encoded by the coding sequence ATGAACGAACAACAATTTATTGAGGCTTTAAAGAAAAAGGGGATAGAGCTCTCCGATCATCAAATCACTCAATTTAAAAAGTACTTTCAACTCCTTGTTGAGTGGAATGAAAAAATGAACCTAACGGCTATTACTGATTTAGAGGGTGTTTATTTAAAGCATTTTTATGATTCCATTAGTGCATCCTTCTATTTTGATTTTTCAACCGTGACAACAGTTTGTGATGTAGGAGCAGGGGCTGGTTTCCCAAGTATCCCAATTAAGATCTGCTACCCACATTTACACATCACTATTGTAGATTCTTTAAATAAAAGAATTACATTTTTAAATCATCTTAGTGATGAGTTGCAATTAGAGAATATGCATTTTGTACATGCTCGAGCAGAAGAGTTTGGTCAAAATCCAAAATATCGTGAGCAATTTGATATTGTAACAGCTCGTGCAGTAGCCCGATTAGCGGTATTATCAGAGCTATGTGTACCATTAGCAAAACAAGGTGGATATTTTGTTGCCTTAAAAGCAGCAGCAGGTGCAGAAGAATTAAAAGATGCTAAAAAAGCATTGACTACATTAGGCGTTTCATTAAAAGAAGAATTTTCTTTCCATTTACCAGTTGAAGAAAGTGACCGTATTTTATATATCTTTGATAAAATAAAAGGAACACCGAAAAAATATCCGCGTAAACCAGGTGTACCAAATAAAACACCAATTCAATAA
- a CDS encoding YybS family protein, which yields MPNNQTKALVQGAAMVAVFTLMMIISAYIPLAFMLVFLFAPLPFAWYSAKYKRSTSILVAIVGCILTFITSGLAILPFAFIFAVLGIIMGSTIRQQKSKLYLFMSSGIAVLLSTAIVFLAYLRLAGINMVEIGVEMAKKNYEQTATMSQNITGQSTITPDQIEAVSKMMELTIPSTVTLGAFFVAFILISINLPVLKRLGLNVPKFSPFQHMRLPRSILWYYMIVLCINLFIRPDLGSTLDVIVINVSYILWVLLILQGISFIHYFISKKGMPVGVKWIATLLAIPLSSFMILLGIIDLGFDVRSLVKGKTQE from the coding sequence ATGCCGAATAATCAAACAAAGGCGCTTGTACAGGGTGCTGCAATGGTGGCAGTTTTTACGTTGATGATGATAATATCTGCGTATATTCCTCTTGCTTTCATGCTAGTATTTTTATTTGCACCATTACCCTTTGCATGGTATAGCGCAAAATATAAGCGCTCCACATCAATTTTAGTAGCAATTGTCGGATGTATTCTAACATTTATAACTAGCGGTTTAGCCATACTGCCATTCGCATTTATTTTTGCGGTACTAGGTATAATTATGGGTTCTACTATTCGCCAACAAAAAAGTAAATTGTATTTATTTATGTCATCAGGTATTGCAGTTCTTTTATCGACTGCAATTGTATTTCTAGCATATTTACGTCTCGCAGGCATTAATATGGTTGAGATTGGTGTAGAAATGGCGAAAAAAAATTATGAACAAACAGCAACAATGTCACAAAATATAACTGGGCAATCCACTATTACTCCTGACCAGATAGAAGCTGTTTCGAAGATGATGGAATTAACGATTCCATCAACAGTAACATTAGGAGCATTTTTTGTAGCATTTATACTGATATCAATTAATTTACCTGTTTTAAAACGTCTAGGATTAAATGTACCTAAATTTTCACCATTTCAACATATGCGTTTACCACGTTCAATATTATGGTATTACATGATTGTTTTGTGTATCAATTTATTTATACGCCCAGATTTAGGATCTACATTAGATGTTATTGTTATTAATGTTTCATATATTTTATGGGTTTTATTAATATTACAGGGAATTTCCTTTATCCATTATTTTATTTCCAAAAAGGGTATGCCAGTAGGTGTAAAATGGATTGCTACTTTGCTCGCGATACCATTATCATCCTTTATGATATTACT
- a CDS encoding ParB/RepB/Spo0J family partition protein: protein MAKGLGKGIGALFPGESLEQSGQVEEIQLELIVANPFQPRKIFDEETLQELADSIQEHGILQPIAVRKKGRKYEIVAGERRYRAAQLADLEVIPAIIKEFTDVQMMELAILENLQREDLTVIEEAEAYQSLMENLHLTQEELSKRLGKSRPHIANHVRLLALPEDVRTLMNDGTLSMGQGRALLGLKNKRRIPEVANKVIKQGLNVRQVEMLVQTINEEVSRETIQPKKKDIFVVAKETQLRDYFGTNVQIKKANNKGKIEIEFYSEDDLERILEILNLQDE, encoded by the coding sequence ATGGCTAAAGGTTTAGGAAAAGGCATTGGTGCATTATTTCCTGGAGAGTCTTTAGAACAAAGTGGGCAAGTAGAAGAAATTCAATTAGAGTTAATCGTTGCAAATCCATTTCAGCCTCGTAAAATTTTTGATGAAGAAACGTTACAAGAATTAGCAGACTCTATACAGGAACATGGCATTCTACAGCCTATTGCAGTACGTAAAAAAGGGCGTAAATATGAAATTGTTGCTGGGGAACGTCGTTATCGTGCCGCTCAATTAGCAGATTTAGAGGTTATTCCGGCTATTATAAAAGAATTTACAGATGTACAAATGATGGAGCTAGCTATTTTAGAAAATTTACAACGTGAAGATTTAACAGTTATTGAAGAGGCTGAAGCTTACCAAAGTTTAATGGAAAACTTACATTTAACACAGGAGGAGTTATCCAAGCGATTAGGGAAGAGCAGACCACATATAGCCAACCATGTTCGTTTACTAGCACTACCAGAGGACGTTCGCACGTTAATGAACGATGGTACTCTATCAATGGGGCAGGGACGAGCATTACTAGGATTGAAAAATAAAAGAAGGATTCCTGAGGTTGCAAATAAGGTCATTAAACAAGGCTTAAATGTACGTCAGGTAGAAATGCTAGTACAAACAATAAATGAAGAAGTTTCACGTGAAACAATTCAGCCAAAGAAAAAGGATATATTTGTTGTAGCTAAGGAAACACAACTACGAGATTATTTTGGAACAAATGTCCAAATTAAGAAGGCTAATAATAAAGGGAAAATAGAAATTGAATTTTACTCTGAGGATGATTTAGAACGTATTTTAGAAATATTAAATTTACAAGATGAGTAA
- the noc gene encoding nucleoid occlusion protein: protein MKSPFSRFFGGGSKTEPSVKNEVEQAEAVHAAEEVIKLPIDQIVPNRFQPRTIFDDEKIEELSRTIHTHGVIQPIVVRKTSENQYEIIAGERRYRAMKKLQWTEVPAIVRNLTDKETASIALIENLQREELTAIEEAVAYQKLLELHELTQEALAQRLGKGQSTVANKLRLLKLPDEVQQAILKRKISERHARALIAIKDQPLQLEILQQIIENDWNVRQLEEHIHLLLHPETADQEEDAPKKARPKRKAISKDVRIALNTIKQSLSMVTKSGITVKTEEEDTEEYYQITVKIPKKKKS from the coding sequence ATGAAAAGTCCTTTTTCACGTTTTTTTGGAGGCGGAAGTAAAACAGAGCCTAGTGTGAAAAATGAAGTAGAACAAGCAGAGGCGGTTCATGCAGCAGAAGAAGTCATAAAATTGCCGATTGATCAAATTGTACCTAACCGTTTTCAGCCACGTACTATTTTTGATGATGAAAAAATTGAAGAATTATCAAGAACCATTCATACACATGGTGTGATTCAGCCAATTGTTGTACGTAAAACATCAGAAAATCAATATGAAATCATTGCTGGAGAACGTCGTTATCGAGCGATGAAAAAGCTACAATGGACAGAAGTCCCTGCTATTGTACGTAATTTAACTGATAAGGAAACAGCATCTATTGCATTAATAGAGAACTTACAGCGTGAGGAGTTAACGGCGATTGAAGAAGCTGTAGCCTATCAAAAATTATTAGAGCTTCATGAGCTAACACAGGAAGCTCTGGCCCAGCGACTTGGAAAAGGACAATCCACTGTAGCTAATAAATTACGTTTATTAAAGCTGCCTGATGAAGTGCAGCAAGCAATTTTGAAGCGTAAAATATCTGAACGACATGCACGTGCATTAATTGCAATTAAAGATCAACCATTACAACTAGAGATTTTACAACAGATAATTGAAAATGATTGGAATGTTCGTCAGCTAGAAGAGCACATCCATCTATTATTGCACCCAGAGACAGCAGATCAAGAAGAAGATGCACCAAAGAAGGCGAGACCAAAACGTAAGGCAATTAGTAAAGATGTCCGTATTGCATTGAATACGATTAAACAATCGCTATCAATGGTAACCAAAAGTGGGATAACGGTTAAGACCGAGGAAGAAGACACAGAGGAATATTATCAAATTACAGTGAAAATACCTAAAAAGAAAAAATCTTAG
- a CDS encoding acyl-CoA dehydrogenase family protein, with product MNLLHIKERGLEIEQLGHVPKDILEVIYEQKLFKLFTPKELGGKDLNLMEGMKVFQEMSALDGNFGWLVTIGTGGNAFIPTFNQDICKKIFSPRNAVIAGSGYPTGIAVQVEGGYRVTGQWKYCSGADYATTFTMNCFVECEGIKTDQIISCSVERDHVEILQDWCAMGLKATASHTISVQNAWVPQEATFQLGAIRNNYGSFVHSFPFGTFAEASFLSVCLGITENFLQEISIIIKQKSDDPSRAERIDSLHSLLMQQQQNFNQLEEQFYAILTQYWERHNAGQNLTDEELLQFSQMSKDSAATCIDIANSFIRNLGMEAITETSSINRIWRNLYTAAQHGFLTP from the coding sequence ATGAATTTATTACACATAAAAGAGCGAGGACTGGAAATTGAGCAGCTAGGACATGTACCGAAAGATATCTTAGAAGTTATTTACGAGCAAAAATTGTTTAAGCTATTTACACCTAAAGAACTAGGCGGTAAAGATTTAAACTTAATGGAGGGTATGAAAGTATTTCAGGAAATGTCTGCACTTGATGGAAATTTTGGTTGGCTGGTCACAATTGGTACAGGTGGCAATGCATTTATCCCAACATTCAATCAAGATATCTGTAAAAAAATATTTTCACCAAGAAATGCTGTTATCGCAGGTAGTGGCTATCCAACAGGCATAGCGGTGCAAGTGGAGGGTGGCTATCGTGTAACAGGGCAATGGAAGTATTGTAGTGGTGCAGATTATGCTACTACTTTTACAATGAATTGCTTTGTTGAGTGCGAAGGTATAAAAACGGATCAAATCATTAGTTGTTCGGTTGAGCGTGATCACGTTGAGATTCTTCAAGATTGGTGTGCAATGGGTTTAAAAGCAACAGCCAGTCATACGATTAGTGTACAAAATGCATGGGTGCCACAAGAAGCAACATTTCAGTTAGGTGCTATTCGTAATAATTACGGAAGCTTTGTACATAGCTTTCCGTTCGGCACATTTGCAGAAGCTTCCTTCCTAAGTGTTTGCCTCGGCATAACAGAAAATTTCTTACAAGAGATATCTATTATAATCAAGCAGAAAAGTGATGATCCAAGCCGTGCAGAACGTATCGATTCATTACACTCTTTATTAATGCAGCAGCAACAAAACTTTAATCAGCTTGAAGAACAATTTTATGCAATATTGACGCAATACTGGGAAAGACATAACGCTGGGCAAAATTTAACGGATGAAGAGCTACTACAATTTTCACAAATGAGTAAGGATAGTGCAGCAACCTGTATCGATATTGCCAACAGCTTCATTCGTAATCTTGGAATGGAGGCAATTACTGAGACATCTTCGATTAACCGTATTTGGAGAAATTTATATACGGCTGCACAGCATGGTTTTTTAACCCCATAA
- a CDS encoding mechanosensitive ion channel family protein translates to MEFNKRLMENYWNKLTSEEFWEQAVDATIDIMLILIISWIAVRLGKKFIKKVFLIRIRSPLNHSERRQRTISRLLQSIISYAVYFSAIIAILSRLDIKIAGLLAGAGIVGLAIGFGAQSLVKDVITGFFIIFEDQFGVGDYIKINGAEGTVVEIGLRTTKINGGTGEQFIIPNGSIGEVVNYSVNNSKIFIDLQMTSDADFERAESIIKKYLESLPDVHKELVTVPAFLGVQNVKGTEVTIRIVAETLPQQQYGVARTIRRDVTKLFEENNIPMSHPKMMLYGVKDEGRNE, encoded by the coding sequence TTGGAATTCAACAAGAGATTGATGGAGAATTATTGGAATAAACTAACATCGGAAGAGTTTTGGGAGCAGGCTGTAGATGCAACCATTGATATTATGCTTATCCTTATTATTTCATGGATCGCAGTACGATTAGGGAAAAAATTTATTAAAAAAGTGTTCTTAATACGCATTCGTTCACCATTAAACCATTCAGAGCGTCGACAGCGAACAATTTCAAGATTATTACAAAGTATTATTTCCTATGCTGTTTATTTTTCTGCCATTATTGCCATTTTATCTAGACTAGATATTAAAATAGCGGGATTATTGGCTGGTGCAGGAATAGTTGGTTTAGCCATTGGTTTTGGTGCACAAAGTTTAGTAAAGGATGTTATTACTGGATTTTTTATCATTTTTGAAGATCAATTTGGTGTTGGTGATTATATAAAAATTAATGGTGCAGAAGGAACTGTTGTAGAAATAGGCTTACGAACAACAAAGATTAACGGAGGTACTGGTGAGCAATTTATTATTCCCAATGGTTCAATTGGGGAAGTTGTGAACTATTCTGTTAATAACTCTAAAATTTTTATAGATTTACAGATGACAAGTGATGCCGACTTTGAAAGGGCAGAATCTATTATAAAGAAATATTTAGAATCATTACCAGATGTTCATAAAGAGCTAGTAACAGTACCTGCCTTTTTAGGGGTACAAAATGTCAAGGGCACTGAAGTAACGATTCGTATCGTGGCTGAGACTTTACCACAGCAACAATATGGAGTGGCACGTACTATTCGTAGAGATGTGACAAAGCTTTTTGAAGAAAATAATATACCAATGTCTCATCCAAAAATGATGTTATATGGTGTTAAAGATGAAGGGAGAAATGAATAA
- a CDS encoding ParA family protein gives MGRIIAIANQKGGVGKTTTSVNLSACLAYLGKKVLLIDADPQGNTTSGLGVNKGELQGCIYDVLIDDENVENVIQETNVENLSIVPATISLAGAEIELVSTISREVRLKHALQNVKEAYDYIIIDCPPSLGLLTINALTASDALIIPVQCEYYALEGLSQLLSTVRLVQKHLNQQLYIDGVLLTMLDARTNLGLQVIDEVKKYFQDKVYRTIIPRNVRLSEAPSHGQPIIIYDAKSRGAEVYLEMAREVIKNG, from the coding sequence ATGGGTAGAATTATAGCAATCGCCAATCAAAAGGGTGGCGTAGGTAAAACAACGACATCGGTCAATTTGAGCGCTTGTCTAGCATATTTAGGAAAGAAAGTGCTATTAATTGATGCTGATCCACAGGGCAATACAACGAGTGGATTAGGTGTCAATAAAGGAGAACTTCAAGGCTGTATTTATGATGTCTTAATTGATGATGAAAATGTTGAAAATGTCATTCAAGAAACAAATGTAGAAAACTTATCTATAGTTCCAGCAACGATTTCACTGGCTGGAGCGGAGATCGAATTAGTTTCAACTATATCAAGAGAAGTACGTTTAAAGCACGCACTTCAAAATGTGAAAGAAGCCTATGATTATATCATTATTGATTGTCCACCGTCTTTAGGGCTTTTAACTATTAATGCTTTAACGGCATCCGATGCATTAATTATTCCAGTTCAATGTGAATATTATGCATTAGAAGGGCTTAGTCAGCTATTGTCTACGGTTCGTTTAGTGCAGAAGCATTTAAATCAACAACTTTACATTGATGGTGTACTGTTAACGATGCTTGATGCACGAACAAACTTAGGCTTACAAGTAATTGATGAAGTAAAAAAATATTTCCAAGATAAAGTATATAGAACAATTATTCCTCGAAATGTGCGATTAAGTGAGGCTCCAAGTCATGGGCAGCCAATTATTATTTATGACGCAAAATCAAGAGGTGCAGAAGTTTATCTAGAGATGGCGAGGGAAGTGATTAAAAATGGCTAA
- the ychF gene encoding redox-regulated ATPase YchF yields MALTAGIVGLPNVGKSTLFNAITKAGALAANYPFATIDPNVGIVEVPDARLDKLTELVIPKKTVPTAFEFTDIAGIVKGASKGEGLGNKFLAHIREVDAICQVVRCFVDENITHVSGAVDPIDDIEVINLELALADLESVDKRLQRVSKMAKQKEKEAMIEEPVLLKIKEQLENGRPARAAELSEDELKVIKGLHLLTIKPMLYVANVSEDEVADADNNEYVKKVREYASAEGAQVITICAKIEEEISELDDEEKAMFLEELGIKESGLDQLIRTSYDLLGLATYFTAGVQEVRAWTFRKGMKAPQCAGIIHTDFERGFIRAETVAFDDLVEAGSQAAAKEAGKVRLEGKEYIVQDGDIMLFRFNV; encoded by the coding sequence ATGGCATTAACAGCTGGAATCGTTGGTTTACCTAACGTTGGGAAATCAACATTATTTAACGCAATTACAAAAGCGGGCGCATTGGCTGCAAACTATCCATTCGCAACAATCGATCCAAACGTTGGTATTGTTGAAGTACCAGATGCACGTTTAGATAAATTAACAGAATTAGTAATACCGAAAAAAACAGTACCAACAGCGTTTGAATTCACTGATATCGCAGGAATTGTAAAAGGTGCTTCCAAGGGTGAAGGATTAGGAAATAAATTCCTGGCGCATATTCGAGAAGTAGATGCCATCTGCCAAGTTGTACGTTGCTTTGTAGATGAAAACATTACGCACGTATCAGGAGCAGTTGATCCAATTGATGATATTGAGGTCATTAATTTAGAGCTTGCACTTGCTGATTTAGAATCTGTAGACAAGCGTTTACAGCGTGTTAGTAAAATGGCCAAGCAAAAAGAAAAGGAAGCAATGATTGAAGAGCCTGTACTACTAAAAATTAAAGAACAATTAGAAAATGGTCGACCTGCACGTGCTGCTGAGCTTTCTGAGGATGAATTAAAGGTTATTAAGGGCCTTCATCTTTTAACAATTAAACCAATGCTTTATGTGGCTAACGTTTCAGAAGATGAAGTGGCGGATGCTGATAATAACGAGTATGTGAAAAAAGTGCGTGAGTATGCGTCTGCTGAAGGTGCTCAAGTTATTACAATTTGTGCAAAGATCGAAGAAGAAATTTCCGAGCTTGATGATGAAGAAAAAGCCATGTTCCTAGAAGAACTAGGCATTAAAGAATCAGGTCTAGATCAATTAATCCGTACTTCTTATGATTTACTCGGACTAGCAACTTACTTTACTGCAGGGGTACAGGAGGTGCGTGCGTGGACTTTCCGAAAAGGGATGAAGGCACCACAATGTGCTGGGATCATTCATACTGACTTTGAACGTGGTTTTATTCGTGCAGAAACAGTAGCCTTCGATGATTTAGTAGAGGCTGGATCTCAAGCTGCTGCTAAAGAAGCTGGTAAAGTACGTCTTGAAGGTAAAGAGTATATTGTACAAGACGGAGATATTATGTTATTCCGTTTCAATGTATAA
- a CDS encoding DUF554 domain-containing protein: MVLFGALINALLIIAGSIVGRIFKNIPESMKSTVLSIIGLAVALLGIKMGFESDNFIIMVVSLVVGTVIGEWLDLDKQMNRLGQWVESLFSKKRTDNNQISIAEGFVTASLIFVVGSMAVIGALDSGLRNDHNVLITKGLIDGFTSIILASTLGIGVLLSAVPVFLYQGIIALFAGVISSFIPDEALQMFITEMTAVGGVMILAIGLNIAGLTKIKAANLLPGIVVVGIMVAIFYTFQ; the protein is encoded by the coding sequence GTGGTTTTATTTGGAGCTCTAATAAATGCACTATTAATAATAGCAGGCTCAATCGTGGGAAGAATTTTTAAAAATATCCCTGAATCAATGAAGTCTACCGTATTATCAATCATTGGCTTAGCAGTTGCACTTTTAGGGATTAAAATGGGCTTTGAAAGTGATAACTTTATTATAATGGTGGTAAGTTTAGTAGTAGGTACTGTTATTGGTGAATGGTTAGATTTAGATAAGCAAATGAATCGACTAGGGCAATGGGTTGAATCTTTATTTAGCAAAAAACGTACCGATAATAATCAAATTAGTATTGCAGAGGGCTTTGTAACGGCATCATTGATTTTTGTAGTTGGTTCTATGGCTGTTATAGGTGCCCTAGATAGTGGCCTGCGCAATGATCATAATGTACTCATTACGAAAGGTTTAATCGATGGATTTACTTCGATTATCTTAGCATCCACATTAGGCATAGGTGTACTTTTATCTGCAGTGCCTGTTTTTCTATATCAAGGAATAATTGCACTTTTCGCAGGTGTTATTAGCTCCTTTATACCAGATGAAGCGTTACAAATGTTTATAACCGAGATGACTGCTGTAGGTGGTGTCATGATTTTAGCCATTGGTTTAAATATTGCAGGCTTAACCAAGATCAAGGCTGCTAACTTGTTGCCAGGTATCGTCGTTGTCGGCATTATGGTCGCTATCTTCTATACTTTTCAGTGA
- a CDS encoding DUF951 domain-containing protein: protein MEPKKFGLNDIVEMKKQHPCGTNKWKIIRMGADVRIKCEGCQHSVMIPRREFEKKMKKVLISASEA, encoded by the coding sequence ATGGAACCGAAGAAATTTGGTCTAAATGATATTGTTGAAATGAAGAAGCAGCATCCATGTGGCACAAACAAGTGGAAGATCATTCGTATGGGTGCAGATGTACGAATTAAATGTGAAGGCTGTCAGCATAGTGTTATGATTCCACGCCGTGAATTTGAAAAAAAAATGAAGAAGGTTTTAATTTCGGCTAGTGAGGCATAG
- a CDS encoding DUF3267 domain-containing protein has protein sequence MLPEKEPIVIELDIKKLMMDNVVVTSGLVILFVAIQYICFKDFHFSFWEMIIGSILFVVLYIVFIVLHEASHLIGFMLFGAVPFKSLKYGLNLELGIAYATTDQPLPNHAMKKALLLPFWTTGVLPTIVGFYLNSTVIVLVGAFLIAGAVGDFAMYKELRKYPKNALIKDDPQLPKLYVYTTLEKE, from the coding sequence ATGCTACCAGAGAAAGAGCCGATTGTGATTGAACTCGATATAAAAAAGCTAATGATGGACAATGTTGTTGTCACAAGTGGACTTGTTATATTATTTGTGGCTATACAGTATATTTGCTTTAAAGATTTCCATTTCTCATTTTGGGAAATGATTATTGGGTCCATTCTCTTTGTTGTCCTGTATATTGTATTTATTGTATTACATGAGGCCTCTCATTTAATTGGATTTATGTTATTTGGGGCTGTGCCTTTTAAGTCATTAAAATATGGACTTAATTTAGAGCTTGGTATAGCTTATGCTACAACAGACCAACCACTACCTAATCATGCAATGAAAAAGGCCTTGCTACTCCCTTTTTGGACGACAGGCGTTTTACCTACTATTGTAGGTTTTTACCTTAATAGCACTGTTATAGTCCTAGTGGGGGCTTTTTTAATAGCTGGAGCAGTGGGTGATTTTGCAATGTATAAAGAGTTACGTAAATATCCAAAAAATGCACTTATTAAAGATGATCCTCAGTTACCTAAGCTGTATGTATACACTACCTTAGAAAAGGAATAG
- the ssb gene encoding single-stranded DNA-binding protein, with the protein MINRVVLVGRLTKDPELRYTPNGIASTRFTVAVNRTFSNQQGEREADFISCVAWRKQAENLANFMRKGSLIGVEGRIQTGSYEGQDGKRVYTTDVVADSVQFLESRNASASGAPAPQYSGQTYGNNQPSYGGGQPQQSFGGSMPGQGSFGNDAAYQQNQPPMNQPNYTRVDEDPFANSKGPIEVSEDDLPF; encoded by the coding sequence ATGATAAACCGTGTCGTTTTAGTTGGAAGACTAACAAAAGATCCTGAGCTACGCTATACACCGAATGGTATTGCGTCTACAAGATTTACAGTTGCTGTGAATCGAACATTCTCAAACCAACAAGGTGAACGCGAAGCTGATTTCATTAGTTGCGTTGCGTGGCGCAAACAGGCTGAAAACCTAGCGAACTTCATGCGAAAAGGAAGTTTAATTGGAGTGGAAGGCCGTATCCAAACTGGTAGCTATGAAGGACAAGATGGTAAGCGAGTATACACAACAGATGTAGTGGCAGATAGCGTACAGTTTTTAGAGTCTCGTAATGCTAGTGCTAGCGGTGCTCCTGCTCCACAATACAGTGGACAGACTTACGGTAATAACCAGCCGTCGTATGGTGGTGGTCAACCACAGCAATCATTTGGTGGCTCGATGCCTGGGCAGGGTTCATTTGGCAACGATGCTGCTTATCAACAAAATCAACCACCTATGAATCAGCCGAACTATACACGTGTAGATGAGGATCCATTTGCGAATAGCAAAGGACCAATTGAAGTATCTGAGGATGATCTTCCATTCTAA
- the yyaC gene encoding spore protease YyaC: MNTIPNLLLPYSLHHESKNAVWQLSTLFLEHIPFHHERLIFCCIGSDRCTGDTLGPLTGSFLKKSVSFPYDVVGSLEEPLHALNLDATIQQLHNHTTKPFIIAIDACLGSEQNVGHISVQSGPIFPGKAVKKQLPPIGDISVKGIVNIGGFMEMLVLQNTRLHISYAMAEKLSRALLLAAHRFSLKSIEDSDHNADNDDTWQQVSSLDLG, from the coding sequence ATGAATACTATACCAAATTTATTACTTCCTTATTCTCTTCATCATGAAAGTAAAAATGCTGTTTGGCAACTAAGTACATTGTTTTTAGAACATATACCATTTCATCATGAACGACTTATTTTCTGCTGTATTGGAAGTGACCGTTGTACAGGTGATACCCTGGGGCCATTAACAGGTAGTTTTCTAAAAAAATCTGTTAGTTTTCCATATGATGTTGTAGGTTCTTTAGAGGAACCTTTACATGCTCTTAATTTAGACGCTACAATCCAACAGCTACACAATCATACTACAAAACCTTTTATTATTGCGATTGATGCCTGTCTTGGTAGTGAACAAAATGTTGGGCATATTTCTGTACAGAGTGGACCTATTTTCCCTGGTAAGGCTGTTAAAAAGCAATTACCTCCAATTGGTGACATTTCGGTTAAAGGAATCGTCAATATTGGAGGCTTTATGGAGATGCTTGTTTTACAAAATACAAGACTTCATATTTCTTATGCGATGGCTGAAAAACTTTCCAGAGCGCTATTACTCGCTGCACATCGTTTCTCACTGAAAAGTATAGAAGATAGCGACCATAATGCCGACAACGACGATACCTGGCAACAAGTTAGCAGCCTTGATCTTGGTTAA
- the rpsF gene encoding 30S ribosomal protein S6 produces MRKYELMYIVRPNIEDEAKKALVERFNEILTSNGAEVIESKEWGKRRLAYEIQDFREGYYQIVKVNAPSEAINEYTRLANISEDIIRHIAVREEEK; encoded by the coding sequence ATGAGAAAATACGAATTAATGTACATCGTACGTCCGAACATTGAAGACGAAGCGAAGAAAGCTTTAGTTGAACGTTTCAACGAAATCTTAACTTCTAACGGTGCAGAAGTCATCGAATCAAAAGAGTGGGGCAAACGTCGCCTAGCTTACGAAATTCAAGACTTCCGTGAAGGTTACTACCAAATCGTGAAAGTAAACGCTCCTTCAGAAGCAATTAACGAATATACACGTCTTGCTAACATTAGCGAAGATATCATTCGTCACATTGCAGTTCGCGAAGAAGAAAAATAA